A window from Drosophila miranda strain MSH22 chromosome Y unlocalized genomic scaffold, D.miranda_PacBio2.1 Contig_Y2_pilon, whole genome shotgun sequence encodes these proteins:
- the LOC117192469 gene encoding uncharacterized protein LOC117192469 — protein sequence MMTLEDLKRQRSNIKRNITRIKSVVDAKSETPICNNELRYRLNILETYFKNVLNVQANIEDLSPNDEGRADLEDTYIAIKLAIREKMGGDLNASIVAPDYHPPPVKSSLPRLSLPTFDGTYANYKNCIHSFEQIVVRESGLSNIEKFNYLLTCLTGPALDTIQAFQVTSENYPKALAKLKGRFDNPTLIFLEGIEALFALQPVERSNSQQLHSLVDKASAILSSLESIGKPENIVHAMVIYIIMEKCDQQTRNKWKESQDYKTLPTWLACTQLLERHCQFLHSSGNSAATSSQRKAESNKSNRHSNHQINSSFAITNPSCTLCSSSGHKISNCAQFKAMNSNQRYDNAKRLGLCINCLGNGHRVTQCSSTHHSQPQQPPQSSAGQSSTTEPVLQPAQPSWQTAHQAASHSHMEIAADDQILLATAMVLVKDATASPSS from the exons ATGATGACGCTCGAAGACTTAAAACGCCAACGGAGCAATATAAAACGAAATATAACTCGGATCAAATCTGTGGTAGATGCTAAATCGGAAACCCCGATATGCAATAATGAGCTTCGCTATCGGTTGAACATCTTAGAAACGTATTTCAAGAATGTTTTAAATGTCCAAGCTAATATTGAAGACCTTAGTCCGAATGATGAAGGACGGGCAGATTTGGAGGATACATACATAGCAATCAAGCTAGCCATAAGGGAAAAAATGGGAGGAGATCTGAACGCCAGCATTGTTGCGCCGGACTACCACCCACCGCCAGTGAAGTCATCGTTACCAAGGTTGTCGCTACCCACTTTCGACGGAACATATGCAAACTATAAGAATTGTATTCACTCGTTCGAGCAAATTGTTGTGCGTGAGTCTGGATTGTCTAATATAGAAAAGTTTAATTATTTGCTGACCTGCCTCACGGGGCCGGCATTAGATACAATTCAGGCATTCCAGGTTACAAGCGAAAACTATCCGAAGGCCCTAGCAAAACTCAAAGGCCGTTTTGATAATCCTACTCTTATATTTTTAGAAGGTATTGAGGCATTGTTTGCACTACAACCTGTGGAAAGGTCAAACAGTCAGCAGCTTCACAGCCTAGTGGATAAGGCATCCGCTATATTAAGCTCGCTGGAGTCCATCGGCAAACCTGAGAACATTGTTCACGCTAtggttatatatattataatggaaaagtgTGATCAGCAAACTCGGAACAAGTGGAAGGAATCGCAGGACTACAAAACTCTGCCAACCTGGCTAGCATGCACACAGCTTTTGGAACGCCACTGTCAGTTTCTCCATTCGTCTGGAAACTCGGCTGCTACTTCGTCACAACGAAAGGCTGAATCCAATAAGTCAAATCGTCATTCTAATCACCAAATAAACTCGTCGTTTGCTATCACTAATCCGTCTTGTACACTTTGTTCTAGTTCTGGCCATAAGATCTCTAATTGCGCTCAGTTCAAGGCTATGAACAGCAACCAACGGTACGACAATGCAAAACGCCTCGGTCTCTGCATCAATTGTCTTGGAAATGGTCATAGAGTGACGCAATGTTCATCGACTCATCACTCTCAGCCGCAACAGCCACCCCAATCATCAGCAGGACAATCTTCAACTACTGAACCGGTACTCCAACCAGCGCAACCCTCCTGGCAAACGGCTCATCAAGCTGCTTCACATTCTCATATGGAGATCGCAGCAGATGATCAAATTTTGTTGGCAACAGCTATGGTTTTGGTAAAGGATGCCACAG CTTCGCCTTCGTCGTGA